In a genomic window of Saccharothrix sp. HUAS TT1:
- a CDS encoding SDR family oxidoreductase, which translates to MRIAVVGGTGVVGRRVVEEVTGTGHEAVVVSRSDGVDLLTGEGLDEALAGCEAVIDVSNSPGWSREEVEEFFTKGTGHLLDASARAGVRHLVVLSIVGSDVVDLDYYFGKRRQEELVTAGAVPWTVLRATQFFEFAAQTLAGATGPVAQVPPMLSQPVATADVAARLVALAVGEPRGYAPPIAGPERLRLVEMARRLVARRGDDLRVEEAGESPEGMATGALCPRGDHTEGSGTFADYLDSVRP; encoded by the coding sequence ATGAGGATCGCGGTGGTCGGCGGCACGGGCGTGGTCGGGCGCAGGGTCGTCGAGGAGGTGACCGGGACCGGGCACGAGGCGGTCGTGGTCAGCCGGTCGGACGGGGTCGACCTGCTCACCGGCGAGGGGCTGGACGAGGCGCTGGCCGGCTGCGAGGCGGTGATCGACGTGTCGAACTCGCCGGGCTGGTCGCGCGAGGAGGTGGAGGAGTTCTTCACCAAGGGCACCGGGCACCTGCTGGACGCGTCGGCCCGCGCCGGCGTGCGGCACCTGGTGGTGCTGTCGATCGTCGGCTCGGACGTGGTCGACCTCGACTACTACTTCGGCAAGCGGCGGCAGGAGGAGCTGGTGACGGCCGGGGCGGTGCCGTGGACGGTGCTGCGGGCCACCCAGTTCTTCGAGTTCGCCGCGCAGACGCTGGCGGGCGCGACCGGACCGGTGGCGCAGGTGCCGCCGATGCTGTCGCAGCCGGTGGCGACCGCGGACGTGGCGGCCCGGTTGGTGGCGCTCGCGGTCGGCGAGCCGCGGGGGTACGCCCCGCCCATCGCCGGGCCCGAGCGGCTGCGGCTGGTCGAGATGGCGCGGCGCCTGGTGGCCCGCCGGGGCGACGACCTGCGGGTCGAGGAGGCCGGTGAGTCGCCCGAGGGGATGGCCACCGGCGCGCTGTGCCCGCGGGGCGATCACACCGAGGGCTCGGGGACGTTCGCCGACTACCTGGACTCGGTGCGTCCGTGA
- a CDS encoding MMPL family transporter — translation MHATRSRTRWLLPALVAVAWLALGGFSGPFAGKLSEVAVNDSTAFLPASAEATEVAERVKAFGDARGLPAIVVAERADGLTPADLEYLGSRDFGDQASPVIPSTRDDQAAEVVVAVDPEDPAGAVEGIRAQLTDPPDGLTVLVTGPAAQVADLKEAFGGIDGLLLLVAGAVVALILVLVYRSPLLPVVVLLSGVFALGLASLAVYLLADGGVLDLNGQSQGILFILVFGAATDYALLLVSRFREELRDTEDRYQAMRTAWRATVEPIAASAGTVVLGVLCLLFSDLNSNKGLGPVAAIGIGAALLASVTFLPAVLVLLGRSAFWPLRPELGSPHPEASGLWSRIAGMISARPRATWVVTALVLLVGVAFVPQLKASGTAQSDVFLTEVDSVAGQEVLSRHFPGGSGAPTVMLARAAQADAVARAADVDGVSEVRPSGEAQGLVKLDVVLDDPADSEAALATVQRLRDAVREVPDADAKVGGPTATQLDTQTTSERDRLVIIPIVLLVIFLVLALLLRSLLAPLLLIATVVLSFAATMGVAALVFNGIFDFPGADPVVPLFGFVFLVALGIDYNIFLMTRVREESAELGTRAGVLRGLTITGGVITSAGVVLAATFSALAVLPILFLAQIAFIVAFGVLLDTFVVRSLLVPALAVDVGKRIWWPSKLARGKD, via the coding sequence GTGCACGCGACCAGGTCCCGCACCCGCTGGCTGCTCCCCGCCCTCGTGGCGGTCGCCTGGCTGGCGCTCGGCGGCTTCTCCGGACCGTTCGCGGGCAAGCTGAGCGAGGTCGCGGTCAACGACAGCACCGCGTTCCTGCCCGCCTCGGCCGAGGCGACCGAGGTCGCCGAGCGGGTCAAGGCGTTCGGCGACGCGCGCGGCCTGCCGGCGATCGTGGTCGCCGAGCGCGCCGACGGCCTCACCCCGGCCGACCTGGAGTACCTGGGCAGCCGCGACTTCGGCGACCAGGCGTCGCCGGTTATCCCGTCCACCCGGGACGACCAGGCCGCCGAGGTCGTCGTCGCGGTCGACCCGGAGGACCCGGCGGGCGCGGTGGAGGGCATCCGGGCGCAGCTGACCGACCCGCCGGACGGGCTCACCGTGCTGGTCACCGGTCCCGCCGCGCAGGTGGCCGACCTGAAGGAGGCGTTCGGCGGCATCGACGGCCTGCTGCTGCTGGTCGCGGGCGCCGTGGTGGCGCTGATCCTGGTGCTGGTCTACCGCAGCCCGCTGCTGCCGGTGGTCGTGCTGCTGTCCGGGGTGTTCGCGCTCGGCCTGGCCAGCCTCGCGGTGTACCTGCTGGCCGACGGCGGCGTGCTCGACCTCAACGGCCAGAGCCAGGGCATCCTGTTCATCCTGGTCTTCGGCGCGGCCACGGACTACGCGCTGCTGCTGGTGTCCCGGTTCCGCGAGGAGCTGCGCGACACCGAGGACCGCTACCAGGCCATGCGCACGGCGTGGCGGGCCACCGTCGAGCCGATCGCCGCGTCGGCGGGCACCGTCGTCCTCGGCGTGCTGTGCCTGCTGTTCAGCGACCTCAACTCGAACAAGGGCCTCGGCCCGGTGGCCGCCATCGGCATCGGCGCGGCGCTGCTGGCCTCGGTGACGTTCCTGCCCGCCGTGCTGGTGCTGCTCGGCCGGTCCGCGTTCTGGCCGCTGCGCCCGGAGCTCGGCTCGCCGCACCCCGAGGCGAGCGGCCTGTGGTCGCGGATCGCCGGGATGATCTCCGCCCGGCCGCGGGCGACCTGGGTCGTCACCGCCCTGGTGCTGCTGGTCGGCGTCGCGTTCGTGCCGCAGCTCAAGGCGTCCGGCACGGCCCAGTCGGACGTGTTCCTGACCGAGGTCGACTCGGTGGCCGGGCAGGAGGTGCTGTCCCGGCACTTCCCCGGTGGTAGCGGCGCGCCGACCGTCATGCTGGCCCGCGCGGCCCAGGCGGACGCGGTGGCCCGGGCCGCCGACGTGGACGGCGTGTCGGAGGTCCGGCCGAGCGGCGAGGCGCAGGGCCTGGTGAAGCTGGACGTGGTGCTGGACGACCCGGCCGACTCCGAGGCCGCGCTGGCCACCGTGCAGCGGCTGCGCGACGCCGTCCGGGAGGTGCCCGACGCCGACGCCAAGGTCGGCGGGCCCACCGCGACCCAGCTGGACACGCAGACCACGTCCGAGCGGGACCGGCTGGTGATCATCCCGATCGTGCTGCTGGTGATCTTCCTGGTGCTGGCGCTGCTGCTCAGGTCGCTGCTCGCGCCGCTGCTGCTGATCGCCACGGTGGTGCTGTCGTTCGCCGCGACCATGGGCGTGGCGGCGCTGGTGTTCAACGGGATCTTCGACTTTCCCGGCGCGGACCCGGTGGTGCCGCTGTTCGGGTTCGTGTTCCTGGTGGCGCTGGGCATCGACTACAACATCTTCCTGATGACGCGCGTGCGCGAGGAGTCGGCCGAGCTGGGCACGCGGGCGGGCGTGCTGCGCGGCCTGACCATCACCGGCGGCGTCATCACGTCGGCGGGCGTGGTGCTCGCGGCCACGTTCTCGGCGCTGGCCGTGCTGCCGATCCTGTTCCTCGCGCAGATCGCGTTCATCGTGGCGTTCGGCGTGCTGCTGGACACGTTCGTGGTGCGGTCGCTGCTGGTGCCCGCGCTGGCCGTGGACGTGGGCAAGCGCATCTGGTGGCCGTCGAAACTGGCGCGCGGGAAGGACTGA
- a CDS encoding MarR family winged helix-turn-helix transcriptional regulator — translation MADNSALVRLLRQLTVETDRFAELFGEKQRMHRTDLNALALIMDARWGPEPMTPTRLAEALHLSASATTSVLDRLEASGHVERARNADDRRKVVLRVPDKALDLGRRFFGPLDVAFTRAWEQFSDADKEVVARFLAASIDATVAVRADLATAEPE, via the coding sequence ATGGCCGACAACTCGGCCCTGGTCAGGTTGCTCCGGCAGCTCACGGTCGAAACCGACCGGTTCGCGGAGCTGTTCGGCGAGAAGCAGCGGATGCACCGCACCGACCTCAACGCGCTCGCGCTGATCATGGACGCCCGGTGGGGGCCCGAACCGATGACGCCGACCAGGCTGGCCGAGGCGCTGCACCTGAGCGCGTCGGCGACGACGTCCGTGCTCGACCGGCTGGAGGCGTCCGGGCACGTCGAGCGCGCCCGCAACGCCGACGACCGGCGCAAGGTCGTGCTGCGCGTGCCGGACAAGGCGCTGGACCTCGGCCGCCGCTTCTTCGGCCCGCTCGACGTCGCGTTCACCCGGGCGTGGGAGCAGTTCAGCGACGCGGACAAGGAGGTGGTGGCCCGGTTCCTGGCCGCGAGCATCGACGCGACCGTGGCGGTGCGGGCCGACCTGGCCACTGCCGAGCCGGAGTGA
- a CDS encoding glycosyltransferase has translation MRILFSSLGLFGHTYPLLPLAIAARELGHDVDYFTGPAFADTLASHGIQHVVGGMEPREAFEIATGGVTPERQRDVATERVAYTFASVLPRSFATGLAPVIAERRPDLVVHEFGNPGAGLAAKVAGVPALCHSYGRMWQEAEFTEPARAHLADLAAELGVEVPDGDPMVLGHPYLDICPPSVQNPEFLASSAHRIPLRPVPFGEPGELPPWVAEHREPLVYLTLGTLFGRKGVLRSAVEGLAELDARVLVAAGPRLAGALGELPDNVVALPWVPQAELLPHVDLLVHHGGAGTTMGAFSAGVPQLVIPQAADQFGNADLVTETGLGDHLLGDDVTAEAVTVKARRLLSDEAVLDAARAIAAEVAAMPSPHDVARTLPDHA, from the coding sequence GTGCGGATCCTCTTCTCCAGCCTCGGCCTGTTCGGGCACACCTACCCCTTGCTGCCGCTCGCGATCGCGGCGCGGGAACTGGGTCACGACGTCGACTACTTCACCGGCCCCGCGTTCGCGGACACCCTGGCGTCGCACGGCATCCAGCACGTCGTCGGCGGCATGGAGCCGCGCGAGGCGTTCGAGATCGCGACCGGCGGCGTCACGCCGGAGCGGCAGCGGGACGTCGCGACCGAGCGGGTCGCCTACACGTTCGCGTCGGTCCTGCCGCGCAGCTTCGCCACCGGCCTCGCGCCGGTCATCGCCGAGCGCAGGCCCGACCTGGTCGTGCACGAGTTCGGCAACCCCGGCGCGGGCCTGGCCGCGAAGGTCGCGGGCGTGCCCGCCCTGTGCCACTCGTACGGGCGAATGTGGCAGGAAGCCGAGTTCACCGAGCCCGCGCGCGCCCACCTCGCCGACCTCGCCGCGGAGCTGGGCGTCGAGGTGCCCGACGGCGACCCCATGGTGCTCGGCCACCCGTACCTCGACATCTGCCCGCCGTCGGTGCAGAACCCGGAGTTCCTGGCCTCGTCGGCGCACCGGATCCCGCTGCGGCCGGTGCCGTTCGGCGAGCCGGGCGAGCTGCCGCCGTGGGTGGCCGAGCACCGCGAACCCCTGGTGTACCTGACGCTGGGCACGCTGTTCGGCCGGAAAGGGGTGCTGCGGTCGGCCGTCGAGGGCTTGGCGGAGCTGGACGCGAGGGTGCTCGTGGCGGCCGGGCCGAGGCTGGCGGGTGCGCTCGGCGAGCTGCCGGACAACGTCGTCGCGCTCCCGTGGGTGCCGCAGGCGGAACTCCTGCCGCACGTGGACCTCTTGGTGCACCACGGCGGTGCGGGCACGACCATGGGCGCTTTCAGCGCGGGTGTGCCGCAGCTCGTCATCCCGCAGGCGGCGGACCAGTTCGGCAACGCCGACCTCGTCACCGAGACCGGGTTGGGCGACCACCTGCTGGGTGACGACGTGACCGCGGAGGCGGTCACGGTCAAGGCCCGCCGGCTGCTGTCCGACGAGGCCGTGCTCGACGCGGCCCGCGCCATCGCCGCCGAGGTGGCCGCCATGCCCTCACCGCACGACGTGGCCCGCACCCTGCCCGACCACGCGTGA
- a CDS encoding glycosyltransferase, whose amino-acid sequence MRILFSSLGLHGHTYPLLPLAIAARELGHDVDYFTGPAFANALAPHGIEHIVGGMELREAFEIAGAGGGTPQDFDPERIAFAFASVLPRSFAADLAPVIAERKPDLVVHEVGNPGAGLAARVAGVPALCHSFGRMWSADEFSDGARKHVFAVAADLGVEVPADDPMVLGHPYLDICPPSVQDKDFLASSATRIPLRPVPFAEPGELPPWVAEHREPLVYLTLGTAFGQAGVLRTAIEGLAALGVKVLVAAGPTVEPDSLGELPDDVVVRQWLPQADLLPHVDLVVHHGGSGTTMGTFGAGVPQLIVPQGADQFSNAAMVTEAGLGDQLLGADVTAEAIATKARRLLSDEAVLDAARAIAAEVAAMPSPHDVARTLPDYV is encoded by the coding sequence GTGCGAATCCTCTTCTCCAGCCTAGGTTTACACGGGCACACCTACCCCCTGCTGCCGCTCGCGATCGCCGCGCGCGAGCTGGGCCACGACGTCGACTACTTCACCGGCCCGGCGTTCGCGAACGCCCTGGCGCCACACGGCATCGAGCACATCGTCGGCGGCATGGAGCTGCGCGAGGCGTTCGAGATCGCGGGCGCGGGTGGCGGGACGCCGCAGGACTTCGACCCCGAGCGGATCGCGTTCGCCTTCGCCTCGGTGCTGCCGCGCAGCTTCGCCGCCGACCTCGCGCCGGTCATCGCCGAGCGCAAGCCCGACCTCGTCGTGCACGAGGTGGGCAACCCCGGCGCGGGCCTGGCCGCGAGGGTCGCGGGCGTGCCCGCCCTGTGCCACTCGTTCGGCCGGATGTGGAGCGCGGACGAGTTCTCCGACGGCGCGCGGAAGCACGTCTTCGCCGTCGCCGCGGACCTCGGTGTCGAGGTCCCCGCGGACGACCCCATGGTGCTGGGCCACCCCTACCTCGACATCTGCCCGCCGTCCGTGCAGGACAAGGACTTCCTGGCCTCCTCCGCGACGCGGATCCCGCTGCGGCCGGTGCCGTTCGCCGAGCCGGGCGAGCTGCCGCCGTGGGTGGCCGAGCACCGCGAACCGCTGGTGTACCTGACGCTGGGCACGGCGTTCGGCCAGGCCGGGGTGCTGCGCACCGCCATCGAGGGGTTGGCGGCGCTGGGCGTGAAGGTCCTGGTGGCCGCCGGCCCCACGGTGGAGCCGGACTCGCTCGGCGAGCTGCCGGACGACGTCGTCGTGCGGCAGTGGCTGCCGCAGGCCGACCTCCTGCCGCACGTGGACCTGGTGGTGCACCACGGCGGCAGCGGCACGACCATGGGCACGTTCGGCGCGGGCGTGCCGCAGCTCATCGTGCCGCAGGGCGCCGACCAGTTCAGCAACGCCGCGATGGTGACCGAGGCCGGGCTGGGCGACCAGCTGCTCGGCGCGGACGTCACCGCTGAGGCGATCGCCACCAAGGCCCGCCGGCTGCTGTCCGACGAGGCCGTGCTCGACGCGGCCCGCGCCATCGCCGCCGAGGTGGCCGCCATGCCCTCACCGCACGACGTGGCCCGCACCCTGCCCGACTACGTCTGA
- a CDS encoding SGNH/GDSL hydrolase family protein has product MAGHVGRLAVIAALVATAAVQPAAVAHGKPWVASWAASPVVGSEIPWSDCPAGEGLRDQTVRNVVFLSAGGDSVRVRLTNAFGATPLQVGRASVAVQASGDAAVPGTLRALTFKGRRGVTVPVGREVFSDPVALDVKALSTLLVSAYLPNATGPLTNHPFTAQGNYLAAGDRTGALSGGFRDTPCWMVVNGVDVAPSRRVAGAVVAFGDSITDTGSTTGNANRRWPDFLARRLAAVPGRTLSVVNAGLGGNRLIADRDEPYWGVAGVTRVHRDVLSQTGVEAVIVLEAVNDIGYSASAEDLIAGHREVIRQARAEGVEVYGGTILPFKGSFIWTEEREATWRALNDWIRTSGEFDGVVDFAAATAVPGDPATLDPAYDSGDHLHPNDAGTAAMADAVDLSVLLGR; this is encoded by the coding sequence ATGGCAGGGCACGTGGGCAGACTGGCCGTGATAGCCGCACTCGTGGCGACGGCGGCGGTGCAACCGGCCGCCGTCGCGCACGGCAAGCCCTGGGTCGCGAGCTGGGCGGCGAGTCCCGTGGTGGGCAGCGAGATCCCCTGGAGCGACTGCCCGGCGGGCGAGGGCCTGCGGGACCAGACGGTGCGGAACGTGGTGTTCCTCAGCGCGGGCGGCGACTCCGTGCGGGTTCGGCTGACCAACGCGTTCGGCGCGACGCCGCTGCAGGTCGGCCGGGCCTCGGTCGCGGTGCAGGCGTCCGGTGACGCGGCGGTGCCCGGGACGCTGCGCGCGCTGACGTTCAAGGGCAGGCGCGGCGTCACCGTGCCGGTCGGCCGGGAGGTCTTCAGCGACCCGGTCGCGCTGGACGTGAAGGCGTTGTCGACGCTGCTGGTGAGCGCCTACCTGCCGAACGCCACCGGCCCGCTGACCAACCACCCGTTCACCGCGCAGGGCAACTACCTGGCTGCCGGCGACCGGACCGGCGCGCTGTCCGGCGGGTTCCGGGACACGCCGTGCTGGATGGTCGTGAACGGTGTGGACGTGGCGCCGTCGCGGCGGGTCGCGGGCGCGGTGGTGGCGTTCGGCGACTCGATCACCGACACCGGCAGCACCACCGGCAACGCCAACCGCCGCTGGCCGGACTTCCTGGCCAGGCGGCTGGCCGCGGTGCCGGGCCGGACGCTGTCCGTGGTGAACGCGGGGCTGGGCGGCAACCGCCTCATCGCCGACCGCGACGAGCCGTACTGGGGCGTGGCGGGCGTGACGCGGGTGCACCGGGACGTGCTGTCGCAGACCGGGGTCGAGGCGGTGATCGTGCTGGAGGCGGTGAACGACATCGGCTACAGCGCGTCGGCCGAGGACCTGATCGCCGGGCACCGCGAGGTGATCCGGCAGGCGCGGGCCGAGGGCGTGGAGGTGTACGGCGGCACGATCCTGCCGTTCAAGGGCTCGTTCATCTGGACCGAGGAGCGCGAGGCGACCTGGCGGGCGCTCAACGACTGGATCCGCACGTCCGGGGAGTTCGACGGCGTCGTCGACTTCGCCGCCGCGACCGCCGTGCCCGGCGACCCGGCCACGCTGGACCCGGCCTACGACAGCGGCGACCACCTGCACCCGAACGACGCCGGCACCGCGGCCATGGCCGACGCGGTCGACCTGTCGGTGCTGCTGGGTCGCTGA
- a CDS encoding S1C family serine protease, translating to MDPLDAYSQAVIAVAKSVTPHVAGVRVGRGTGSAVVFTDDGHLLTNAHVVTGGREGTAVFADGSESAFAVVGADPLADLAVLRAEGGAPGPAAFGDADRLQVGQLVIAVGNPLGLAGSVTAGVVSALGRAVPVSNGRAGRVIEDVIQTDAALNPGNSGGALADSAGAVVGITTALAGIGLGLAIPMNSTTRRILSTLLVEGRVRRAYLGVVGAPAPLPDAVAERTGQRAGVRLVQVVPGGPAERAGLRDGDLVLSVARTPVGDAQGIQRQLFAEAIGLPLPVTVLRNGAMVDVVATPTELAA from the coding sequence ATGGATCCGCTGGACGCCTACTCGCAGGCCGTGATCGCGGTGGCGAAGTCGGTCACCCCGCACGTGGCCGGCGTGCGCGTGGGGCGTGGCACGGGGTCGGCGGTGGTGTTCACCGACGACGGCCACCTGTTGACCAACGCGCACGTCGTGACGGGCGGGCGGGAAGGCACGGCGGTGTTCGCGGACGGTTCCGAGTCGGCGTTCGCGGTCGTCGGCGCCGATCCGCTGGCCGACCTGGCGGTGCTGCGGGCCGAGGGCGGCGCGCCCGGACCGGCGGCGTTCGGCGACGCGGACCGCCTCCAGGTCGGCCAGCTCGTCATCGCCGTCGGCAACCCGCTCGGCCTGGCCGGTTCGGTGACCGCGGGCGTGGTGAGCGCGCTGGGCCGCGCGGTGCCGGTGAGCAACGGCCGGGCCGGGCGGGTGATCGAGGACGTGATCCAGACCGACGCGGCCCTCAACCCCGGCAACTCCGGCGGCGCGCTGGCCGACTCGGCCGGCGCGGTGGTCGGCATCACCACCGCGTTGGCGGGCATCGGCCTCGGGCTCGCGATCCCGATGAACAGCACCACCCGGCGGATCCTGTCGACGCTGCTGGTCGAGGGCCGGGTGCGGCGGGCCTACCTGGGCGTGGTCGGCGCGCCCGCTCCCCTGCCCGACGCCGTCGCCGAGCGCACCGGGCAGCGCGCGGGCGTGCGGCTGGTGCAGGTGGTGCCCGGCGGGCCGGCCGAGCGGGCCGGGTTGCGCGACGGCGACCTGGTGCTGAGCGTGGCGCGGACGCCGGTCGGCGACGCGCAGGGCATCCAGCGGCAGCTGTTCGCCGAGGCCATCGGGTTACCGCTGCCGGTGACCGTCCTGCGCAACGGCGCGATGGTCGACGTCGTCGCCACGCCGACCGAGCTGGCCGCGTGA
- a CDS encoding GNAT family N-acetyltransferase: MGYGVRDYAVGDEPSWLRCRAHQGSAVPAKPAVTGAELVAVDAGVVVGILDVAVAGESATIETFAVHPDHRHRGIGGALLSRARARAGALGATTLDAWAQDDSPLARWCRAMGFTEGEHVVAGTEAAPGDPVRPAVTRPGARPAKALARRGSARAHACRRFALPLASRGQLGRRGDDVDHRAVAQDGHRQR; this comes from the coding sequence GTGGGGTACGGGGTGCGCGACTACGCCGTCGGCGACGAGCCGTCGTGGTTGCGGTGCCGGGCGCACCAGGGCTCCGCCGTCCCGGCGAAGCCCGCGGTGACCGGGGCGGAACTCGTGGCGGTGGACGCGGGCGTGGTGGTCGGCATCCTGGACGTCGCGGTGGCCGGGGAGTCGGCCACCATCGAGACCTTCGCCGTCCACCCGGACCACCGGCACCGGGGCATCGGCGGCGCCCTGCTGTCCCGCGCGCGGGCCCGTGCCGGGGCACTCGGGGCGACCACGCTCGACGCCTGGGCCCAAGACGACTCGCCGCTGGCGCGCTGGTGCCGGGCCATGGGCTTCACCGAGGGCGAGCACGTGGTCGCCGGGACGGAGGCGGCGCCGGGCGACCCGGTCCGCCCGGCGGTCACGCGACCCGGCGCCCGGCCCGCGAAGGCGCTCGCGCGGCGGGGGTCCGCCAGGGCGCACGCCTGCCGGCGGTTCGCGCTGCCGCTGGCCTCACGCGGCCAGCTCGGTCGGCGTGGCGACGACGTCGACCATCGCGCCGTTGCGCAGGACGGTCACCGGCAGCGGTAA
- a CDS encoding superoxide dismutase, whose product MRAVIVVAVLCTAVGCGSTPEGTGSSGSAEPEVSTRQTGVLAPVDKADVAFTYDQAAAPPGAQLELEVVEGGGTTTVRLIADQLQPDRGYAAHAHTDPCGEEGSDAGPHYQHEVDPAATPERPSVDPAYANPRNEVWLDLTTDGEGDGTAETTVPFTFGDRVPSSIVLHEHPTTETEQGRAGSAGARIACFTAPFR is encoded by the coding sequence ATGCGTGCCGTCATCGTCGTGGCCGTGCTCTGCACAGCGGTGGGCTGCGGCTCGACGCCCGAGGGGACCGGGTCGTCCGGGTCGGCCGAGCCGGAGGTGAGCACCAGGCAGACCGGTGTGCTGGCGCCGGTGGACAAGGCCGACGTGGCGTTCACCTACGACCAGGCCGCCGCGCCGCCGGGCGCGCAGCTGGAGCTGGAGGTGGTCGAGGGCGGTGGCACGACGACTGTGCGGCTGATCGCCGACCAGCTCCAGCCGGACCGCGGTTACGCCGCCCACGCGCACACCGACCCGTGCGGCGAGGAGGGCTCCGACGCCGGTCCGCACTACCAGCACGAGGTCGACCCGGCCGCGACGCCGGAGCGGCCGTCGGTCGACCCGGCCTACGCCAACCCGCGCAACGAGGTCTGGCTGGACCTGACCACCGACGGCGAGGGCGACGGCACGGCCGAGACCACGGTCCCGTTCACCTTCGGCGACCGCGTGCCGTCCTCGATCGTGCTGCACGAGCACCCGACCACCGAGACCGAGCAGGGCCGGGCGGGCAGCGCGGGCGCCCGGATCGCCTGCTTCACCGCCCCGTTCCGCTGA
- a CDS encoding endo-1,4-beta-xylanase yields the protein MRRVLAGVLATSVVAGLVTMVAHASPQAAADEPVVVVSSTFDDGTAQGWTSRSDEVVTPSTAVARSGTHSLAVTGRTQGWQGPALSVLDDVRKGIRYDLSVWVRLAAGEAATQARLSVERRTAGTPSYDQVVGDTAVTAGGWVNLRGSYTLAADVDFLATYVELNSATASLHVDDFSLSYTPLPPIQTDIPSVKDVLADHFAVGAAVEGAQVLNNHGQLLAKHFNSITPGNTLKWDATEPTEGAFRFADAEALVAWAKANGAAVRGHTLVWHQQTPAWVFKDAAGNDMTATPENKALLLARLEAHIRAVVGHFGDDIPVWDVVNEVIDETQADGLRRSRWFEITGLDYLRMAFRVAREVAPNATLVINDYNTNVPAKRDKLHDLVVALRAEGVPIDAVGHQMHVNVAWPSLAETEAMLAKFVPLGVDQQITEMDISVYTDNSQSYPTPPREVLLTQAHRYRDFFELYKRYSDHISSVTLWGLADDSTWLDSFPVTRKDHPLLFDTRLQAKDAYWGVVDPSQIGGPTTTTTTTTTTTTTTAPPATCSVGYTIGGQWQGGFQGEVRITNRGATAINPWTLAWSFPDGQRITQLWGGTHSQAGAAVSVRNASWNSMLPPGGSVSFGFLGSWTGANGKPTGFTLNGVACGIG from the coding sequence ATGAGGAGAGTTCTCGCCGGTGTGCTCGCGACCTCGGTCGTGGCCGGCCTGGTCACGATGGTGGCCCACGCGAGCCCGCAGGCCGCGGCCGACGAGCCCGTGGTCGTGGTGTCCAGCACGTTCGACGACGGCACGGCGCAGGGGTGGACGTCCCGGTCCGACGAGGTCGTCACCCCCAGCACGGCCGTCGCCCGCAGCGGCACGCACAGCCTCGCCGTCACCGGGCGCACCCAGGGCTGGCAGGGTCCCGCCCTCAGCGTGCTGGACGACGTGCGGAAGGGCATCCGCTACGACCTGTCGGTGTGGGTGCGGCTGGCGGCGGGCGAGGCGGCGACGCAGGCCCGGCTGTCCGTCGAACGCCGCACCGCGGGCACCCCGAGCTACGACCAGGTCGTCGGCGACACCGCGGTCACCGCGGGCGGCTGGGTCAACCTGCGCGGCAGCTACACCCTCGCCGCCGACGTCGACTTCCTCGCCACCTACGTCGAGCTGAACAGCGCCACGGCGTCGCTGCACGTCGACGACTTCTCCCTCTCCTACACGCCCCTGCCGCCCATCCAGACCGACATCCCGTCGGTGAAGGACGTGCTCGCCGACCACTTCGCAGTCGGCGCGGCCGTCGAGGGCGCGCAGGTGCTCAACAACCACGGGCAGCTGCTCGCCAAGCACTTCAACTCCATCACGCCCGGCAACACGCTCAAGTGGGACGCCACCGAGCCCACCGAGGGCGCGTTCCGGTTCGCCGACGCCGAAGCCCTCGTCGCGTGGGCGAAGGCCAACGGCGCGGCCGTGCGCGGGCACACGCTGGTCTGGCACCAGCAGACCCCGGCGTGGGTGTTCAAGGACGCCGCGGGCAACGACATGACCGCGACCCCGGAGAACAAGGCGTTGCTGCTGGCCCGCCTGGAAGCGCACATCCGCGCCGTGGTCGGCCACTTCGGCGACGACATCCCGGTGTGGGACGTGGTCAACGAGGTCATCGACGAGACCCAGGCCGACGGCCTGCGCCGCAGCAGGTGGTTCGAGATCACCGGGCTGGACTACCTGCGCATGGCGTTCCGCGTCGCCCGCGAGGTCGCGCCGAACGCCACGCTCGTGATCAACGACTACAACACCAACGTCCCGGCCAAGCGCGACAAGCTGCACGACCTGGTGGTCGCGCTGCGCGCCGAGGGCGTGCCGATCGACGCGGTCGGCCACCAGATGCACGTCAACGTGGCGTGGCCGTCCCTGGCCGAGACCGAGGCGATGCTGGCCAAGTTCGTGCCGCTGGGCGTGGACCAGCAGATCACCGAGATGGACATCTCCGTCTACACCGACAACAGCCAGTCCTACCCGACGCCGCCGAGGGAGGTGCTGCTCACCCAGGCGCACCGGTACCGCGACTTCTTCGAGCTGTACAAGCGGTACTCCGACCACATCAGCTCGGTGACGTTGTGGGGCCTGGCGGACGACAGCACGTGGCTGGACAGCTTCCCGGTGACCCGCAAGGACCACCCGCTGCTGTTCGACACGCGCCTCCAGGCGAAGGACGCCTACTGGGGCGTCGTGGACCCGAGCCAGATCGGCGGGCCGACGACGACCACGACCACGACCACGACGACCACGACGACGACGGCACCACCGGCGACGTGCTCGGTCGGGTACACCATCGGCGGGCAGTGGCAGGGCGGTTTCCAGGGCGAGGTCCGGATCACCAACCGGGGCGCCACCGCGATCAACCCGTGGACGCTGGCGTGGTCCTTCCCGGACGGGCAGCGGATCACCCAGCTCTGGGGCGGCACGCACAGCCAGGCGGGCGCGGCGGTCAGCGTGCGCAACGCGTCCTGGAACTCGATGCTCCCGCCGGGCGGCTCGGTGTCGTTCGGGTTCCTCGGCAGCTGGACCGGCGCGAACGGCAAGCCGACCGGGTTCACCCTGAACGGGGTGGCGTGCGGGATCGGCTGA